The region aggcAGAAGAGCTGGACCCAGAAGATGAGGAGGTCCTCCCCCACGTCCGGTACCGATGCGGAGTTCTGCTGCGTCGACCCGTCCCTGCCCCTGGAGAAACAGAGGTCAGGAAGCTGAATCAGAGCCAGGATTCATGGTTCAATGTGTATgtgaggagggggcggagcaatAAAAAGGACCAGAGCTGCTTTGATATTTGATAATGAGGTGTTGATTtgacctgctcctcttcctcctcctcttcctcctcctcctctccttctcctcttccttcctcctcctcttcctcctcctcttcctcctccttctcttctcctcctcctcctctcctcctcctcctcctcctcttcctcctcctcctccttctcctcttcctcctcctcttcctcttcctcctccttctcctcttccttctccttttcctcctcctcctcttcctcctcttcctcctctcttccttctcctcctcctctcctcctcctctttctctttcttctcttcttcctcctcatcttcctcctctcttccttctcctcctcctcctcttcctcttcctcctcctcctcttcttcctcctcctctcctcctcttcctcctccttctctcctccttctcctcctcttccttctcctcttcttcctcctcctcttcctcctcttcctcctcctcctcctcctcttcctcctccttctcttcctcctcctcttcctcttcctcctcctcctcctcctctcctctcctcctcctcctcttcctcctcctcctcctcttccttctcctcctcctctctcttcctcctcctcctcctcctcttcttcctcttcctcctcctcctcctcctcctcctcctcctcctctcagctggtATCACGGGTGTGTAACGCGGCAGGAGGCGGAGCTCCAGCTGCACCCCTGCAGGGAGGCGAGCTTCCTGGTCCGGAACAGCGAGTCCGACAGCAGCAAATACTCGATCGCCCTCAAGTGAGTGACCCCCGCAAGTACAGATGAAAGGATCCACTTCCGCTTTGAACTGGGGTCCAAAGCAACGATCAGCGTCTTCTACGGAAACTGCAACATGTTGAAACGGaatctatttatttagttaCACACTTATTCAATGTCTATTGTAGTAATATTTGAGAACTATATTATGGTATGTTTTATGTTACAGATGAGCGTTTGGCTCCGGAATCTTCCAAACCTGCGTTTTTGAACATTTTCTGTTGCATCTTATCAAAATAATGCGCAATAATACCGTTTTATTAACAACGGTCTTTCTAACACATATCTTAAAGTTGGTCAGCAAACAACAACACCTGGTTTTGATTAATCTGGGTCTGTTTCCCCACACCGACGTCTACAGACCGAGAGCCCGCTGCAGTCGGTAAAACtctgttttctcttcttcttccctcctgtgTGATTTAGGACGAGCCAAGGCTGCGTCCACATCATCGTGGCTCAGACTAAAGAAAACAGCTACACCCTGGACCAAAGCAGCTGCGTCTTTCCCAGCATCCCGGAGGTGGTGCACCATTACTGCACTCAGCGGCTGCCTTTCAACGGGGCCGAGCACATGACCCTGCTCCACCCGGTGCCCCGCGTCCACTGACTCCCCCCGCTCACCGCACATCTGGATGATATGTACTGTACTTCCACTGTCCTGCCCTCCCCCTACACCCCTCTTTTAATTCTTTAAAGTTTTACTTTCTGTGTCAGGTTGAGTCATTGTTGCAGTTCTGTTAATTTCTGTTAAACTTTGCAGTCCACCACCCTCGTTTCCTGATCTTAATGTACCACTAATGCCAAAGCTAAGTGTGTGAATCCGAAGCAATCAGAGGAGCCATTTATAATTatcaaatgtgatttttttttcttttgttgggGGTGACTTCAAAGCTGCACATCATTTATTAACAGTTTAAACTGTAATTTACAgggaagaaagacaagaagtgGACTGAAAATCATCGTGTGGGATTCTTGCACCCCCTTGTGGATGTTCTGAATCACTACACCCAGGCCCTAACTATCCTTAAGGTTAATGAGACAAACTAAAGGGTCTCTTTGCATTGAGCAGCACATTCTCCACTTCTATCCTTGCACTCGTCAGTTGTGTGTAACCACTGAGACTTGATGATGTCTACTGTGAATCAGGGCGTTGTTTTCAGCTATTTGCTGCACTGTGAAGACTTGAGTGATTCATCCTGCTACAACTCTCGAAGGACAATTACAATAAACAGTGCATTTCATGACAGGAATCCAGGCTGCGTCTGAGCTTCACTTTACCGTCTTTCTGCCAGATAAATCTGAGGCTCTTCTTGATAACACCCTAAGAACTCATTGTCAGTTTTTCCACTGCTTCTCTCTTCATCGTATCGCGTTCTTTCCGGCAAACTCGGGGGCCCCGGGTCCCCGGGGAGCTCGCAGAGTGGAATACCAAACAAAGAAGCTGCACGAACGCAGACATTTCAGTGAAATGTCACCGGCTCCCCGACACCTTttaatcttttgtttgttttaaatgtcaccgAGATTTGTTGCTTCATTTGGACGACTCCCATCCGGGTGGGAACAAAACACGGCGCCGCTGCAGATATGGCCTCCTGCGTCCCTCCCAGAGATTCATCAGGCGGGGCACCTGCGCCACATTTCCCACCTTTGCCTTTTTGAAAACACGGAGCGGGATTGTTGAGACTGTTTAcgaaccaccccccccccccccccaaaaaaaacatccaaaccTAAACGCTCGAGACGTCTCATAAGTTTCTGACTGTCAATAATTGGCAACCTCAGCCAGTCAGGGTGTGTTTTCAGGCCAACGCCGAAGCGTCTCCTCGCCCCCCCGAGGAAGCTGCGGCCCCCTCACAGCTGTTAATAATAAGGAATTCTTGCGCGCAGTAAATCTTTTAACAGCAGAGGCCTCGAGGGTGGCTTCGGCGGTTTGGGGGAACCGTCTGGAAGTTTCGCGTTCTGCTTCCTCCAATGGGGGTTCGATGATACTGCGAGAGGCTGGAGCGGAGCGCGTCGCTGCGGAGGCCCGGTTGCATCGACGGGAGGACTCGGAGCCGCACGAGGGAGGTGTGTGGCTGAAAAGAAGAGCGCGGAAAGATGCAAAAGCGCCACTTAAAACAGACAAAGTAGCGTCATTACATGCATGTCAATGTGAAGGGCCAGAAGGGCATCTGACACcggccctccaccctccgctcCTTCTCTGAGGTATCGCTCCCGGCTCCTCTTTACTTTCCTATGTCGGTGTTACCTGAGGATGATACCCGTCTCTcatctgtccctccctgtctttCAGGGGGGACATTGTCACCGCTTGATCACTTTCTGATTAGCTCCGTGAACGGCGGCTAATTTCATTAGTCTAAAAAGTCGACATCAGATATTTCTGATAAGTTTCTGGGCATCAGATTGAATCCTAACGCAGGTTGGACGCGTCTCTCGGCCTCGTATCAGAACAAACGCCTCGAGTTTCTACACCGAACGAAACAATCTGGTTGTAATAATGAGAATTTTACCGctaaatttgttttattttggccCGAGCTGGAATCTTTGACTCCCTCAGCTTGTCGGTGTGGCGCTGCAGCAGACGGGGTCGCTCGCTCACTTCCCAGCATTCCCTGGGAACTCGTGGGGCTCGTCCTTCCCGAGCGAGGACTTTGCCCGTCACCTGCGTCCTGTCTCACGTCCACCAGGTCTCCCTCCGGCCTTCCAGATGGATTTCAGGAACTTGAGGAAGGCAGGCCTTCTCAAATTCCCCGCCAAGAGGCGGCGAGCCTGGAAAGGGAATCAAACGTGAGGTGACCCGGGGCCATCCACACGACTGTGGCCCTCATTCGATATGATCATACGTGTCATCCTACTCTGGCGTCCCGGCCGCACCGTCTCAGCCGTCCCAGCGTGACGGGATCACCTCCAGGCTGACGCCACGGCTTGACATCTCGGTGTCGCCTGACCTGCGTCGTTGGGTAACCCAAGTGTTCCTGTCAGCCTTATCGGAGGCGTCAGGCCCGGTGCCAGGGAGGAGCTCTGCCGctcacctctgccccccccccatgagcgAGCGTGGCCTATCCATTAGCAACGCTTCTCTACCTCTGAAGCTGCTCCGAACAGGCGTGTTTGGGAGCTTTCCTCCTTTCCTGTTTGCAGGACGTCCTCCGGCTATTGTTTCTCCAAAGCTGGGAAAACAACCGCGGCTAAAAAGGAGGCGCTTCATCACACCTTCAGGGCCGGATGATGGTGACACGTTCACAAAAAAATGCCACTGGGATGCAGAGTGAGAGTGTCCGAGGCCGTATCCGGTCCGCCAATATCACAGGTGCTGAATTACAAGCCGGACATTTTTATTGCACTTTAGTTCTGCAGCAGTTTCCTCTGGTCGGTGCTTATTGAGCAACTCTGAAGGCCGCGTGTGTTGGCTTAGCTTTTCACATTTAGCATGTCGCGTTGGCGAACACATGAAAGAAGCAGGAGGTTGCAGTTGTGCACCTGTAGTGCACAGTTTTGTGTTCGCACACGTCTTATTTCATGAGTTTCTTTGGTCCTTCGGGCTAATGTGCTAGCCCGACCGCGCTGGTTTATAGTTTGAAACAGGCgaaacaggtttttctttattCTAGCCTTCGGGCTACGTCAGGGTTAACAGTGTTGCGCTAGTTTGTGTGGGATTGTTTACTCGTCCACCGTCTGCACACATCAAGCTTAGATATTCaaagcagccaatcacaggaggGCTAGGAAGAACAGAGGGCTCAGGAATGAAAGCAGATAGGgcgaagccccgcccaccgacACTCGCTgacctggattttttttcttttttggggggggggggtattgagATTATTAGAGCAGGAGGACATTTCcagggaaggagaagaagaaaatctgcGATTTTGCTCCTCTTCTGTGGTATGAAGTGAGAACCAGATGGAAAATCCAACGAGGTGGAAGACAGATGTtggtctgctgtgtgtgtgtgtgtgtgtgtgtgtggtgtgtgtgtgtgtggtgtgtgtgtgtgtgagagagagagagagagagacattgcGGAACAGTAAGTGTGCTAAAAGTCACAGCAACTTGAACATTCCTCTGTGATTATATTGCTGCTTTCCAAGTTACATACTTGACTAATGTTCTCCATAAATTGAATTCAACCCTCTCTGTGCTTCTTTCActcaccagcacacacacacccttgtacctctatctttgtgaggactttcgcAGGCCTAATGCATTCCACAGCCCCTCACCCcgaccctaaccatcccaactaaccccctgaccTTAACTAACCCAAAGCTCACCtgcctttgaagttgtgaggaccagaaaACAGGTCCTCACTTTGTTAGTGGAATGAAGATTTTGGTACTCACTATGCAACaagtacaggaacacacacacacacacaaagcatcGTTATCTTAAcctcccccccttttctcctccgtcctctctcATTTGAGGACGTTTCTCTTCCGGTGCCGATCCAAGTCAAACATCTGGGTCAGTTTATATCTAGTGGAACAAGACTTGCAGGATATTGTTGGCAGGATGTGTGAGCTGGAGCAGTTTACTCTGTGGGAATCCCCAatacacactcgcacacaaCAACCCCCGCGCGtgtgcgcgctcacacacacgttcagACGCCAGCACACACTCCAGGCTTTGCTGACATTGTTCCTCTCTGCGGCGCTCGACGCCGTTTCCAGGTGCGGCGATTCATCCCgtgaggcaaacacacacagagcgaatAGTTGGGTAAAAGCCAAAGTTTATTATATGGAAGAATGTCGCTCCCCTCCGGTCGGTCACCACCCAGACAGAGACAAGAAGATTACGAAATAAGAGCAGCAGAGGGTCGTGGCCATGCAGACACATGGCGATAGCTGGAACAGAATATGCTCTCACAGATTCTTCCTGTGCCAGGAATGCTCAGAGCGCATCCTGGTGCGCCAGATTCCCACTTCCTTTCCTTCCAGGGCCTCATTCCGAGATGCCAGATCTGCTTTATTTGGGCTGAAAGCTGTTGGGATGCACCCAGGTGAGTGAGTAGCGGCTCTGGATGTGCTGTCGAATGGAACAAAAGCAGAGGAAGAACGCTAATGCTAAATGTCCgtgttgtgcccccccccccggcctccaTCTCCGCCCCCGCCCTGCGAACGCACAGCCTCCGCCTCTCGTCTGCGTCTAGCTGCTCTGCCCCTTGGGTTTGTCGTCCGTCTTGAACTCCAGGAAGAAGTCGTTGCAGGCCACCGTGAGGGCGCCCATCAGGATGATGAACTCGGTGAAGTCCACCTCGCCGTCGTTGTTGGCGTCCAGGTCGTTCATCACCTTCTCCACGGCTTCGTTGTCTTTGGAGTTCTGACAGCGgcaaaaagaggaggggggggggttgtttagGAAGGGGGGAGTCGCGCTGCATTCATACTTCTCTACACAAACTTGTTGGAACTTGTGTTGTGTgtatgagcacacacacacacacacacacacacacacacacacactcacccccagGTAGGTCCCCAGCTCCTCTAGTAGCAGCTCCTTGAGTTCTCCCCTGTTAAGTGTGTACTTGTCACCTTCCTTCCCCGAGTACTTGTGGAAGGTCTTGATGAGCATCTGCATGGCGCTCTCCAGGTCGGAACTGGGCTCTCTGGACATGCTGCAACGGCaccagaggggggagagaaacgGGTGAGTCCCGGCCACAGGACGCCCGCTCCAGCCCGCCCCTGCATGCGCGGCGACGCATAGCGGCGGCGGGCGAAGCCACCTCTGAGACGGCGTGATAgagggacagaaggagggaaggaaaggagagaaggcTCCTTCGCTAACGTCCTCTGTCAGATCCAGAGGGTCGTTAGATGTTAGGAGcgggaggatgaaggagagcgTTTGGAAACACTTTTCCGACAGTCTTACACACATTGTGTCCGGCATCTTGGAGCTTCTGGCGCTGGACTCGAGGAgagactgcacacacacagacagacacatgtCACTGTCAGCGAACACTTCCTGTAACCAGGGTGACCGTCCATCCCATCACAGGTGTCCAGTCACGCCATCTGTCCTGGTGTATTCGTGGCCGTTGGCGCGATGGCGTCCTCGTCCAGCCACGACAGGATGCTCAGAGGCCCCCCGCCGTGTAGGACACGTCCTCGTTGGCTTATCGCACGTGTAGGATGAATGAGTAATGGATCAGCGCCGCGTCGCCGGTGAGAAACGCTCTCCATCTGCGACGCGCCGGCGTTCTTATCGCTCCGAAATGGAAAGCGGTGAAACGGAATCTCGCATTCAGAAACCcgaggcagcggcggcagcgcgGGCGCACGGCGAGGAGAGCCGACACTCGTTCACTTTCATGCTCCGTCGCCCACATTGAGGCTCGCGCCCGGGGATCCGGGGCCTGATTACGCAATGACCCGTCACCCGCTGCTTCTTTATGTTtccgaggtcaaaggtcagaccgGACAGTAGCTGGCTGGAAAAGCTCCACGGCTGATGACACGGCGGCAGCGACGTGATACGGAGACGGGCGATAATGAATCAGCACCACGGAACCAAGACGGCGGCGGCCGCGTCCTCGCTGGGCGACGGTTCCCCTGCGGCCCACCGGGCCCCCCGGCTGATCCAGGAGAACCCGGAGGGGGAAGTGGCGTGGGGTCTTACCTGGCTGCTGATGGAAatcctcctgctgtctgtctgcgaGTCGTGGCAGAGATGGACGGACGCGAGCGTACCAGGGGCTTAAATATCACctagcaacccccccccccacccccccactcatTTACATCGTCTCCAGTTCTTctggccctgtcctccctcgcCCTCCTTtccctgactctctctctctctctcttgagaATCTACATAgactctctccctcacacacacacacacgcacacgcacgcgcacacacacgcacgcacacgcacgcacgcacgcacacacacacacacacacacagaggccacgAGCACAGGCGTCTGTTACTATCACAGTTTATTCATTATTAGTTATTACACGTACAGAATATGCAAACACGGGACGGCGTTGCGCGTGGCGCCGACACCCTCGTGGGCGGTGGCGTCGCCGACGGCGGCGGGACACAAACGGAGCACGTCGGCGCGCAATGATGGCTCTTGCACAACAGGCCGGGAACGTTTCCACGGTCACAAACatttgcgggggggggggggtttctccACCCAGAATGTCCCCAGATTTCGTTGTTTGGCGGTGAAAACGTGACACTCCTTGGTTTAATCCCCATTTTGTTCCAGcatgctttattatttttttaatttctgtgcTGGGTTCAGACTGGGTGGGGTTCAAACTGTCAGACTGGGGCAGCAGCGAAACTGTCGGAATCCACAGAGCACCGAAGGAAAACACACCTGGCTGACAGGAAGGAGCGCGCACGGCTGTTCTACgcaggaggtgcaggagtgATATGTTTCTATAATTGATTAAGTACCTTAATTAGAAAACATTTTCTTATAAAAAGTCTAAATAGCCCCCAAATATCCAGAGTTAGTAGGAGCGCGTGCAGGAAATGCAGCGTGCAGAGTAGACAAGTGCAGACGGAAGGTTATTTGCATGGGAGTGTCGGGACGGGGTGATCACATGACCCACTTTTATTCGTCCTGCTGGTGTCGTCGCGGAGCGCCCAAACGGTGCGCAGGGTTGACCTATGACGCAGCGGGGCTGCAACGCGAGCCTCGCGGCTCTCGCAAGGCTGCATTATTGATGGCGAGACAATTTACACATCATTAAATGGTAATTAACAAAATGGCACGTCGGGCGACAAGCAAGCGGGAGTCCAGGTGATCTCCATCGTGGTGCGAGCGTGGAGCTGAAGAAAGATTAATGTTGCAAGGACGCAGTGGGAGAAAGagaatttgaaatatttttgaataaatgcagcattttctgtattttcctgctttgttttctaAAGAAATGGATGCGATGTTCTTTAATGAGCGCGGCCTCTGACAGCGATCTCTCCTGACGGCTGATCACCAGAGCCTGGGATCACTTTCATGTAATTGTTTGCGTCCTGGGGTGTGTTACGCAGCGAACGCCTAATCCCGTAGTTTCCCAATGCCTGGGACTCACGGATCCAGTTGCAGGTCAAACAGGGTCTTTATACCAAAGGAGGGAGTGACCCggccaacaaacacacaactgtgaCACGGTGGACGCAACGAGAGGCGTGGAGAAAACTAGCGCTGGTTTCTGCCGCTCCGATCCAGTATAACCAGGGGATAAAGTACCATCAAGCACCAATAGGTCAGAACAGGCTGGTTTAAAGGTTCTAACTAAGATTGCTCAGCTGGACCAGGTGGGTGAAGCTACATGAGCCTTTTCCCACCGTCATGAGGCTCCTGAGGTGTGGATTCCAGTTAACCAAAATCCACACCCAATCTTCCAGTTCCTAATCCAAGACCCAAACGCCCCAAAATAAACTGAACCTCTGCGGACGGAGAGAGGATACACAAGGAATGAGTTAAATTAGTCCAAAAGCTCCAGCAAAACAATGTGTTTATTGTCATGCTAAGTAAAAAGGtgatgattgattttttttttttagcatttctgaCAGATTTCCATGCAACAATCATAGAAATAAGCAGGAGGAAAATATCTTTGACGCCAAGAgttaaaagagggagaaaaaaaacaatatcgCTCTGACACGTGTGCAATTAAACCACAGCTAGCAGCAGATTAGCCTCGAATAGCATAACTGCTGAAAAAAGATCTATTCACTTGATACTTTTGATTGatccacataaaaaaaacaacagatctGAACATGATTCAACCCGAATGAAACACGTGACATAGCAGCTTGTTTCCAATACTTTTGCTGA is a window of Takifugu flavidus isolate HTHZ2018 chromosome 21, ASM371156v2, whole genome shotgun sequence DNA encoding:
- the s100s gene encoding S100 calcium binding protein S isoform X3 encodes the protein MSREPSSDLESAMQMLIKTFHKYSGKEGDKYTLNRGELKELLLEELGTYLGNSKDNEAVEKVMNDLDANNDGEVDFTEFIILMGALTVACNDFFLEFKTDDKPKGQSS
- the s100s gene encoding S100 calcium binding protein S isoform X2; the protein is MPDTIMSREPSSDLESAMQMLIKTFHKYSGKEGDKYTLNRGELKELLLEELGTYLGNSKDNEAVEKVMNDLDANNDGEVDFTEFIILMGALTVACNDFFLEFKTDDKPKGQSS
- the s100s gene encoding S100 calcium binding protein S isoform X1 codes for the protein MCLSVCVQSLLESSARSSKMPDTIMSREPSSDLESAMQMLIKTFHKYSGKEGDKYTLNRGELKELLLEELGTYLGNSKDNEAVEKVMNDLDANNDGEVDFTEFIILMGALTVACNDFFLEFKTDDKPKGQSS